One region of Halococcus salifodinae DSM 8989 genomic DNA includes:
- a CDS encoding COG1361 S-layer family protein, which translates to METPMNRSTVFTLLVGLLVIQGSVAGVVSNDAPTSNNETNATPEASSTTEHPAEDNGSVDMDAIMNSSTDNSSESENESGNSSNGTSETTTASETTTTEEESAATETATTTTTATETTTTESTTQSETTTETTTTTAAGDQSGGDGEATQSSGQSGSQSTEAAGAQSQRTGGAAGGTDSASARTASTAGSQGASGAQAGAGRSGGAQAGSAQAGGSQAGGAQSGSAPSGAAPAGGAQAGGAQAGGAPSGAAPAGAGGQAGGSQAGGQAGAGAQAGSGAQTAGAQGGSGGAQTASPDAEFDVTGVDDSVAVGGSGTVAVTIENTGEDATDAVVDFQSPSGDLLFGQSPTTSRFVGEWDEGETRTIEVTMQATPSADTAEYPVRTTVSYEDDDGNAAQSAPLTFGVTPAGEQSFSLGSVDGDLSVGDSGTIAGTITNDGPETATDAVLTVGPNASRDVIPRQTQVVLGNLDPDESEGFELPVIVDSEAEPGLRQLPLTVQYYDEDGNPMQSATLNARVEIDEESDDFEIESVEPAVEAGEEGTLSVTLTNTGGNVTDATVSTQSLSGGILFGQSANATRYVEDWDTGDTRTFEYDVRAAEGATGATYPLQTSITYDDSDGDQGRAGPLAFGVTPGESTDDFSVVETSSSVQVGDEGPISVTLENTGANASEATVSLQSLTGDITFGRTANATQFVGDWPAGAQRTITFNATASNTTDVQSYPFQSSVSYTDGDGDAARGGPFTIGVTPQPEQAFDLDNASSTLRVGDEGNVTAQITNEGPQDVQNAVVQLATQGQNLNAQETEFAIGNLPAGETANVSFPVEVTDSAEAGQRQFSFVVEYDNRNGDPRRSGTLDTQVPIEPQRDEFTIEPANASVGAGSSETVTLNVTNNRDSVVRNANAKAFVDAPLSLGSDEAYISRLGPGETKQIAFDVSAGGDASEGQYPLSVDFQYDTADGESTLSDTYEVPVETTASEGGGILSSLGLTVGLVALLVVLGVGWVWSRR; encoded by the coding sequence ATGGAGACTCCGATGAATCGCTCGACAGTGTTCACCCTCCTCGTCGGATTGCTCGTGATCCAGGGGAGCGTCGCTGGCGTCGTCAGCAACGACGCGCCCACTTCGAACAACGAGACCAACGCGACGCCAGAGGCGTCGTCGACCACCGAGCACCCGGCCGAGGACAACGGGTCGGTCGACATGGACGCTATCATGAACTCGTCGACGGACAACTCGTCGGAGTCGGAAAACGAGAGTGGCAACAGTTCCAACGGAACGAGCGAAACCACGACGGCCTCCGAAACCACAACGACGGAGGAAGAATCGGCGGCCACGGAGACGGCAACCACGACGACGACAGCGACCGAGACGACGACTACAGAATCCACGACACAGTCCGAAACAACGACGGAAACAACCACGACGACAGCGGCTGGCGATCAGTCGGGAGGCGATGGCGAAGCTACTCAATCCTCCGGACAATCGGGATCACAGTCGACCGAGGCGGCGGGAGCCCAGAGCCAGCGCACCGGAGGGGCGGCCGGCGGAACGGACAGCGCATCCGCTCGAACGGCATCGACGGCCGGCAGCCAAGGAGCCAGCGGGGCCCAAGCGGGCGCGGGACGTTCCGGTGGCGCACAAGCCGGTAGCGCACAGGCGGGCGGATCACAAGCGGGCGGCGCGCAGTCAGGTAGCGCGCCAAGTGGTGCAGCGCCGGCCGGTGGCGCACAGGCTGGCGGTGCACAAGCCGGCGGAGCGCCGAGTGGTGCAGCACCGGCCGGAGCCGGCGGCCAAGCGGGCGGATCGCAAGCCGGTGGACAGGCTGGAGCAGGTGCGCAGGCGGGCAGTGGCGCACAGACGGCCGGCGCACAGGGCGGTAGCGGCGGCGCGCAGACCGCCTCGCCCGACGCCGAATTCGACGTCACCGGCGTCGACGACAGCGTGGCGGTCGGCGGCAGCGGCACCGTTGCGGTCACCATCGAAAACACCGGCGAGGACGCGACCGATGCAGTCGTCGACTTCCAGTCGCCGAGTGGCGACCTCCTGTTCGGCCAGTCGCCGACCACCAGTCGATTCGTCGGCGAGTGGGACGAGGGCGAGACCAGAACCATCGAGGTGACGATGCAGGCCACGCCGTCGGCCGATACGGCGGAGTACCCGGTGCGGACGACGGTCTCCTACGAGGACGACGACGGCAACGCGGCCCAGTCCGCACCACTGACGTTCGGCGTCACGCCCGCGGGCGAGCAGTCGTTCTCGCTCGGCAGCGTCGACGGTGATCTCTCGGTCGGCGACAGCGGTACGATCGCGGGCACGATCACGAACGATGGTCCCGAGACCGCAACCGACGCGGTGCTCACGGTCGGCCCGAACGCCAGCCGCGACGTGATTCCCCGACAGACCCAGGTCGTGCTCGGGAACCTCGATCCCGACGAGTCCGAAGGGTTCGAACTCCCCGTCATCGTCGACAGCGAAGCCGAACCGGGACTGCGCCAGCTCCCGCTCACGGTGCAGTACTACGACGAGGACGGCAACCCGATGCAGAGTGCGACCCTCAACGCACGAGTCGAGATCGACGAGGAGAGCGACGACTTCGAGATCGAATCGGTCGAGCCCGCAGTAGAAGCGGGTGAGGAGGGAACACTCTCGGTCACACTCACCAACACCGGCGGGAACGTCACCGACGCCACGGTTTCGACGCAGTCACTCTCCGGTGGCATCCTGTTCGGCCAGTCGGCGAACGCCACTCGGTACGTCGAGGACTGGGACACGGGCGACACCCGGACCTTCGAGTACGACGTGCGCGCCGCCGAGGGTGCGACCGGCGCGACCTATCCGCTCCAGACCTCGATAACGTACGACGATAGCGACGGGGATCAGGGACGGGCCGGCCCGCTGGCGTTCGGCGTCACGCCCGGCGAATCCACCGACGACTTCAGCGTGGTCGAGACGAGTTCGAGTGTGCAGGTCGGCGACGAGGGGCCGATCTCGGTGACGCTCGAAAACACGGGTGCGAACGCCTCCGAGGCGACCGTCTCGCTCCAGTCGCTCACCGGCGACATCACCTTCGGCCGGACCGCGAACGCGACCCAGTTCGTCGGCGACTGGCCGGCGGGCGCACAGCGGACGATCACGTTCAACGCCACCGCGAGCAACACGACCGACGTGCAGAGCTACCCGTTCCAGTCGTCGGTGTCGTACACCGACGGTGACGGCGACGCGGCCCGCGGCGGGCCGTTCACGATCGGCGTCACGCCACAGCCCGAACAGGCGTTCGATCTCGACAACGCCAGTAGCACGCTCCGGGTGGGTGACGAGGGCAACGTCACCGCACAGATCACGAACGAGGGGCCACAGGACGTGCAGAACGCGGTCGTACAACTCGCGACCCAGGGACAGAACCTGAACGCTCAGGAGACCGAGTTCGCGATCGGCAATCTGCCGGCCGGCGAGACGGCGAACGTCTCGTTCCCGGTCGAGGTAACGGACAGCGCCGAGGCGGGCCAGCGCCAGTTCTCGTTCGTCGTGGAGTACGACAATCGGAACGGCGATCCACGCCGAAGCGGCACGCTCGACACGCAGGTTCCGATCGAGCCACAGCGCGACGAGTTCACGATCGAGCCCGCGAACGCGAGCGTCGGTGCGGGCTCCTCGGAGACGGTGACGCTCAACGTGACCAACAACCGCGATAGCGTGGTCCGGAACGCCAACGCCAAGGCGTTCGTCGACGCCCCGCTCTCGCTCGGGAGTGACGAGGCGTACATCTCGCGGCTCGGTCCGGGCGAGACGAAACAGATCGCCTTCGACGTGAGCGCGGGCGGCGACGCGAGCGAGGGTCAGTACCCGCTGTCGGTCGACTTCCAGTACGATACGGCGGACGGCGAGTCCACGCTCTCAGACACCTACGAGGTGCCGGTCGAGACCACCGCGTCGGAAGGCGGTGGGATCCTCTCCTCGCTCGGGCTGACGGTCGGCCTCGTTGCGCTGCTCGTCGTGCTCGGGGTCGGCTGGGTCTGGTCACGGCGGTGA
- a CDS encoding NAD-dependent epimerase/dehydratase family protein — translation MVNIAVTGAAGNVGRTILDAFPNHEVTPLTYEAEDDIDGIVCDVTDREAFADALAGQDVLIHLAGNPSPYADWDELHEPNIEGTYNAYEAALANDLDRVVYASSNHAVNMDDVDEPDEPETMTADAPTIHPDTPPRPDSYYGVTKVAAEALGNYYADRHGLEVVNVRIGWLMTAAELADTQTDPDATPPEDAARFARAMWLSPRDCRDVLRRAATTDLPETPLTVHAVSRNDDRYLSLTHTQRVLGYRPRDNATEALDR, via the coding sequence ATGGTGAACATCGCGGTGACCGGCGCGGCCGGCAACGTCGGCCGGACGATCCTCGATGCGTTTCCGAATCACGAGGTGACGCCGCTGACCTACGAAGCGGAGGACGACATCGACGGCATCGTCTGTGACGTGACCGACCGCGAGGCGTTCGCCGACGCCCTCGCGGGCCAGGACGTGCTGATCCACCTCGCGGGAAATCCCTCGCCGTACGCCGACTGGGACGAACTCCACGAACCGAACATCGAGGGGACCTACAACGCCTACGAGGCGGCGCTCGCGAACGATCTCGATCGCGTGGTCTACGCTAGCTCGAATCATGCGGTCAACATGGACGACGTCGACGAGCCTGACGAACCCGAAACGATGACCGCCGACGCGCCGACGATCCATCCCGATACCCCGCCACGACCCGACTCGTACTACGGCGTCACGAAAGTCGCCGCGGAGGCACTCGGCAACTACTACGCCGACCGCCACGGACTCGAGGTGGTCAACGTCCGCATCGGCTGGCTCATGACCGCGGCGGAACTCGCCGACACCCAGACCGATCCCGACGCCACGCCGCCCGAAGACGCCGCCCGGTTCGCCCGGGCGATGTGGCTCAGCCCGCGCGACTGCCGGGACGTTCTTCGCCGAGCGGCCACAACCGACCTGCCCGAGACGCCCCTCACTGTCCACGCCGTCTCGCGGAACGACGACCGATATCTCTCGCTGACGCACACCCAGCGGGTGCTCGGCTACCGGCCACGCGACAACGCGACCGAGGCGCTGGACCGCTGA
- a CDS encoding universal stress protein, which produces MAKQVLVPFDGSERSQRALEYALTDYPDAATTAIHVLNPAEWGYNSTGSGLGKRWYEEAREESEDVRKAATELAEEHGATVSTTTADGTPGETIAEYVAEHDVDHVVIGSHGRSGPKRLLLGSVAETVARSVSIPVTIIG; this is translated from the coding sequence ATGGCAAAGCAGGTGTTGGTGCCGTTCGACGGATCGGAGCGGTCACAGCGCGCACTGGAGTACGCGCTCACCGATTATCCCGACGCGGCGACCACGGCGATTCACGTGCTGAATCCGGCGGAGTGGGGGTACAACTCCACGGGCAGCGGTCTCGGCAAGCGGTGGTACGAGGAAGCGCGTGAGGAGAGCGAGGACGTGCGGAAGGCAGCGACCGAACTGGCCGAAGAGCACGGGGCGACGGTGTCGACGACCACCGCGGACGGCACACCGGGCGAGACGATCGCCGAGTACGTCGCCGAACACGACGTCGATCACGTCGTCATCGGGAGTCACGGCCGCTCGGGGCCGAAACGACTCCTCCTCGGGAGCGTCGCTGAAACCGTTGCGCGTAGCGTCTCGATCCCGGTCACGATCATCGGCTGA
- a CDS encoding helix-turn-helix domain-containing protein — MNKLDEVDAGALRRTLDEVTDAKAAKRLMVALAYKQGTRVDTLAEWYAIPRSTLYSWLDRFETRPIDEAIRDEHRPGRPPKLAAGQRADLERTLRRAPGAFGFAEPSWTPDLLRRYVAQRFGVAYSLGHSRRLLREIREEG, encoded by the coding sequence ATGAACAAGCTCGACGAAGTCGACGCCGGGGCGCTGCGTCGCACGCTCGACGAGGTCACGGACGCGAAGGCGGCGAAGCGGCTGATGGTGGCGCTGGCGTACAAGCAGGGGACCCGCGTCGACACGCTGGCCGAGTGGTATGCCATCCCACGCTCGACGCTGTACTCGTGGCTCGATCGCTTCGAGACCCGCCCGATCGACGAGGCGATTCGGGACGAACACCGACCCGGACGGCCCCCGAAGCTCGCCGCTGGCCAGCGTGCGGATCTCGAACGAACGCTTCGGCGTGCACCCGGCGCGTTCGGGTTCGCGGAGCCGTCGTGGACGCCCGATCTCTTGCGCCGGTACGTCGCACAACGATTCGGAGTCGCGTACTCGCTCGGCCACTCGCGTCGACTGCTCCGTGAGATCCGCGAGGAGGGGTGA
- the gvpO gene encoding gas vesicle protein GvpO encodes MADLDPSDHTIDELEAQLDEIDDPETLREIREEETDGEDRTGATEAIDERLDSVADDGNDRDGGGDGDGDESVDDGSNGNGLGIIDIRNQVRSVAADLIGRPLDGITEVRADDDGWYSTVEVIERNSIPDTQDILGRYEIDLDADGNVRGYRRLRRYRRGDTNDETLE; translated from the coding sequence ATGGCCGACCTCGACCCCAGCGATCACACCATCGACGAACTCGAAGCCCAGCTCGACGAGATCGACGACCCGGAGACACTTCGGGAGATCCGTGAGGAAGAAACCGACGGTGAGGACCGCACCGGAGCCACCGAGGCGATCGACGAGCGCCTCGACAGCGTCGCGGACGATGGAAACGACCGTGACGGCGGCGGAGATGGTGACGGCGACGAGTCGGTCGACGACGGATCGAACGGGAACGGACTCGGCATCATCGACATCCGTAACCAAGTCCGAAGTGTGGCCGCTGACCTGATCGGCCGCCCGCTCGACGGGATCACCGAAGTCCGGGCCGACGACGACGGCTGGTACTCCACGGTGGAAGTGATCGAACGGAACTCGATCCCGGACACCCAGGACATCCTCGGGCGGTACGAAATCGACCTCGACGCCGACGGCAACGTGAGAGGATACCGCCGGCTCCGGCGGTACCGACGTGGAGACACCAACGACGAAACGCTCGAATAG
- the gvpA gene encoding gas vesicle protein GvpA, which produces MASERPSTASLAEVVDRILDKGIVIDIWARVSVVGIEILTVEARVVVASVDTFLHYSKEISKLEMASQSGELDDLKNLELGTSPMVQPEPDEPEVRIEETGEEQEQEAEQ; this is translated from the coding sequence ATGGCAAGTGAACGACCGAGTACGGCGAGCCTCGCAGAAGTGGTCGACCGCATCCTCGATAAGGGGATCGTCATCGACATCTGGGCACGGGTGTCGGTCGTCGGAATCGAGATCCTGACCGTCGAGGCACGGGTGGTCGTCGCGTCGGTGGACACCTTCCTCCACTACAGCAAGGAGATATCAAAGCTCGAAATGGCGAGCCAGTCCGGCGAGCTCGATGACTTGAAGAACCTCGAGCTCGGCACGTCCCCGATGGTCCAGCCCGAACCCGACGAACCCGAAGTCCGAATCGAGGAGACGGGCGAAGAGCAAGAACAAGAGGCCGAGCAGTAA
- a CDS encoding GvpL/GvpF family gas vesicle protein gives MASTHLYTYGITDDGVEFETEGVGDATRVYTVEHGSLAAIVSDSETMEPDRSDENLRAHDDVLQELLYRDGGRTVVPMQFGMVFKNARALKGVLRGGRRAFRKALNDVEGHVELGLKILADEGATVDREAIIAAVQERLDPVSDGEAENGLFSDRLVLNRSYLVDRDDRAAFDEAVDAIIDEYGETFTVQYTGPWAPYSFVDIEIGAKR, from the coding sequence ATGGCGAGCACACACCTCTACACGTACGGGATCACCGACGATGGCGTCGAGTTCGAGACCGAAGGCGTCGGCGACGCGACCCGCGTGTACACGGTCGAGCACGGCAGCCTCGCGGCGATCGTGAGCGACAGCGAGACGATGGAGCCGGATCGAAGCGACGAGAACCTCCGGGCGCACGACGACGTGCTCCAGGAGCTCCTGTACCGTGACGGCGGCCGGACGGTCGTGCCGATGCAGTTCGGAATGGTGTTCAAGAACGCCCGTGCGCTGAAAGGCGTCCTGCGCGGCGGTCGACGGGCGTTCCGGAAGGCGCTGAACGACGTCGAGGGCCACGTCGAGCTGGGACTCAAGATCCTCGCCGACGAGGGCGCGACGGTCGACCGTGAGGCGATCATCGCAGCGGTCCAAGAACGGCTCGATCCGGTGAGCGACGGCGAGGCCGAAAACGGACTGTTCAGCGACCGACTCGTACTCAATCGGTCGTATCTCGTCGATCGCGACGACCGGGCGGCGTTCGACGAGGCCGTCGACGCGATCATCGACGAGTACGGCGAGACCTTTACTGTCCAGTACACCGGCCCGTGGGCACCGTACAGCTTCGTTGACATCGAGATCGGGGCCAAACGGTGA
- the gvpG gene encoding gas vesicle protein GvpG, with the protein MFVVDDLLVRPFVSLLNVVHAMAIEELYDTEAIRDDIKENRLLFEIGERSREEYEERRTRLERQLDVAEQARENLQGKVEIKR; encoded by the coding sequence ATGTTCGTCGTCGACGACCTCCTCGTGCGGCCGTTCGTCTCGCTGCTCAACGTCGTCCACGCGATGGCGATCGAGGAGCTGTACGACACCGAGGCGATCCGCGACGACATCAAGGAGAACCGGCTGCTGTTCGAGATCGGCGAGCGCTCCCGCGAGGAGTACGAGGAGCGCCGAACTCGGCTCGAACGACAGCTCGATGTGGCCGAACAGGCGCGAGAGAACCTCCAGGGGAAAGTCGAGATCAAACGATGA
- the gvpH gene encoding gas vesicle protein GvpH, whose amino-acid sequence MSDKPTIRGLIGNALRDALEAAADADDDGRASRTGSVTDGRRRAEYGITVGTLRPGEVPSDADGSSRAAALETTDTEYATSVRRVEDDLVVTADLPDVDPTTLAAGVDEKSGTLSIAADDRLLTRVELPDGEFVVDGASFNNAVLEVFLHPTEDTRQ is encoded by the coding sequence ATGAGTGACAAACCCACGATCCGCGGACTGATCGGCAACGCACTCCGTGATGCGCTCGAAGCGGCCGCTGACGCGGACGATGACGGGCGCGCGAGCCGAACCGGCAGCGTCACTGACGGTCGCCGTCGCGCGGAGTACGGCATTACGGTCGGGACTCTCCGGCCCGGCGAGGTACCGAGCGACGCCGACGGTTCGAGTCGGGCGGCCGCCCTCGAAACGACCGACACCGAGTACGCCACGAGCGTTCGGCGCGTCGAGGACGACCTCGTCGTCACGGCCGACCTCCCTGACGTCGATCCCACGACGCTCGCTGCCGGTGTCGACGAAAAATCCGGGACGCTCTCGATCGCCGCCGACGACCGACTGCTCACGCGGGTGGAACTGCCCGACGGCGAGTTCGTCGTCGATGGTGCGTCGTTCAACAACGCAGTTCTCGAAGTGTTCCTCCACCCTACCGAGGATACCAGGCAATGA
- the gvpJ gene encoding gas vesicle protein GvpJ produces MSDSGGPTRRSDSLADVVEMLLDKGVVINADIAVSVGDTELLGVQLRAALASFETAAEYGLEFPDGTDMRRVEAASDRTPVEELDDERDEPVINESGSWLSEPPITSDESESDDDAKQPSEPGVGARPRIGGRSGGETDETEGGNGDEDEPDESDETAGESDDED; encoded by the coding sequence ATGAGTGACAGCGGTGGCCCAACGCGGCGAAGCGACAGCCTCGCGGACGTGGTCGAGATGCTGCTCGACAAGGGTGTCGTGATCAACGCCGACATCGCGGTTTCGGTCGGTGATACCGAGCTCCTCGGTGTCCAGCTCCGGGCGGCGCTCGCCTCCTTCGAGACCGCCGCGGAGTACGGACTGGAGTTCCCCGACGGAACGGACATGCGTCGGGTCGAGGCGGCCTCGGACCGGACACCGGTCGAGGAACTCGACGACGAGCGCGACGAGCCGGTGATCAACGAGAGCGGGTCGTGGCTCTCCGAGCCGCCGATCACGAGCGACGAGAGCGAATCCGACGACGACGCGAAGCAACCCTCGGAGCCCGGCGTCGGTGCGAGACCGCGGATCGGCGGACGTTCCGGCGGCGAGACCGACGAGACCGAGGGCGGCAACGGTGACGAGGACGAACCGGACGAATCGGACGAAACCGCCGGGGAAAGCGATGACGAAGATTGA
- a CDS encoding gas vesicle protein K, whose translation MTKIDLDGDDAADGLMTLVLAVIEILVDALEREAIRRMESGELTDEEVERLGTQLAAVEEEIDRLEAEAEVSEPVDDLRGELDELVTDLVHRANESDRAEQGVIRDE comes from the coding sequence ATGACGAAGATTGACCTCGACGGCGACGACGCCGCCGACGGGCTGATGACGCTGGTGCTCGCGGTCATCGAGATCCTCGTCGACGCCTTGGAACGCGAGGCGATCCGCCGGATGGAGTCGGGCGAGCTGACCGACGAGGAGGTCGAGCGCCTCGGCACGCAGCTCGCGGCAGTCGAGGAAGAGATCGATCGGCTCGAAGCCGAGGCGGAGGTGTCCGAACCGGTCGACGATCTTCGGGGTGAACTCGACGAGCTCGTCACCGATCTCGTCCATCGGGCGAACGAATCCGACCGGGCCGAGCAGGGCGTGATTCGGGATGAGTGA
- the gvpL gene encoding gas vesicle protein GvpL — translation MSESASEFTTGRYLYCVVTVDDETATGEQLARTGVDDEPVYLVVEDDLGAVVHTCDALYDAADPDVVRKWLLDHQATIDAAGERFGTPLPFQFDTILTGDDDRVREWLTEESATLTPHLDTLADHWEYRVEVSRDDAVLDEDLAADDDRLAELVDRIESAGEGTAHLLETQYEQRLDELRHERQAERTRELAERLDPLASEIRELSPERTTTLDDEDRANDTSQDDSERTTQARVSLLAHESDAEAIGDTLDEVAAESGVEVRFTGPWPPYTFAPTFDE, via the coding sequence ATGAGTGAGTCGGCGAGCGAGTTCACAACTGGCCGATATCTCTACTGTGTCGTGACCGTCGACGACGAGACGGCCACCGGTGAGCAACTCGCACGGACGGGTGTCGACGACGAACCGGTGTATCTCGTCGTCGAGGACGATCTCGGTGCGGTGGTCCACACCTGCGACGCACTCTACGACGCTGCCGATCCCGACGTGGTCCGAAAGTGGCTCCTCGATCACCAGGCGACGATCGATGCGGCGGGCGAGCGCTTCGGGACGCCGTTGCCCTTCCAGTTCGACACCATCCTGACCGGCGACGACGACCGCGTGCGCGAGTGGCTCACCGAGGAGTCGGCAACGCTAACCCCCCATCTCGATACGCTGGCGGATCACTGGGAGTACCGAGTCGAAGTCAGCCGGGACGACGCGGTTCTCGACGAGGACCTCGCGGCCGACGACGATCGACTCGCGGAGCTCGTCGATCGGATCGAGTCGGCGGGCGAGGGAACCGCTCATCTCCTCGAAACCCAGTACGAGCAGCGCCTCGACGAACTACGCCACGAACGCCAGGCCGAGCGAACGCGGGAACTGGCCGAACGACTCGATCCGCTCGCCAGCGAGATTCGAGAGCTCTCGCCAGAGCGCACGACGACGCTCGACGACGAGGATCGTGCGAACGACACGTCCCAAGACGACAGCGAACGTACCACACAGGCCCGCGTCTCGCTGCTGGCACACGAATCGGACGCCGAGGCGATCGGCGACACGCTCGACGAGGTGGCGGCCGAGTCGGGTGTCGAGGTGCGCTTCACTGGCCCGTGGCCACCGTACACGTTCGCCCCGACGTTCGACGAATGA
- the gvpM gene encoding gas vesicle protein GvpM, with protein sequence MKPSKPENGAVVDLVDAILRDGVVLQADVIISVADIPLVGLKLRAALAGMDTMTEYGIFEEWDAAHRRRALDAEDADTDDEQTNTKTDE encoded by the coding sequence ATGAAACCCTCGAAACCCGAGAACGGCGCGGTGGTCGATCTCGTTGACGCGATCCTTCGCGACGGAGTCGTGCTCCAGGCCGACGTCATCATCTCGGTCGCCGACATCCCGCTGGTGGGGTTGAAACTCCGCGCCGCACTCGCGGGGATGGATACGATGACCGAGTACGGCATCTTCGAGGAGTGGGACGCGGCCCACCGACGACGCGCGCTCGACGCCGAGGATGCGGACACGGACGACGAACAGACGAACACGAAAACCGACGAATAA
- a CDS encoding DMT family transporter: MVRYRNLLAFLVLAGLWGTAFMAIKAGLTYFPPVLFAAFRYDVAGLMMLGYAVYATDRWLPRSRNEWALVGVGAVFLIAAYHAFLFVGEQGTTSAAASVVVSLSPVLTTAFARVFLPSERLTTAGIAGILLGLVGVVVLTSPNPANLLGGNLLAEGLVFAAAFAFALGSVLTRRIPADLPIETMEAWSMVGGAVLLHGVSVALGESFGAVTVTPGALAALAYLSIGASAVGFLIYFDLLDRLGPIEINLVSYVAPVFAAISGALVLDESIDAATIAGFVLIFTGFVLLKHRTIAAEWPRLRAALSGE; encoded by the coding sequence GTGGTGCGCTATCGCAACCTCCTCGCATTTCTCGTCCTCGCCGGGCTGTGGGGGACCGCGTTCATGGCGATCAAGGCGGGCCTCACGTACTTCCCGCCCGTCCTGTTCGCGGCGTTTCGATACGACGTCGCCGGTCTCATGATGCTCGGCTACGCAGTCTACGCGACCGACCGGTGGCTGCCCCGGAGCCGAAACGAGTGGGCGCTCGTCGGGGTCGGCGCGGTCTTTCTGATCGCCGCGTACCACGCCTTCCTGTTCGTCGGCGAGCAGGGGACCACCAGCGCGGCCGCGTCGGTCGTCGTCAGCCTCTCGCCCGTGCTGACGACCGCGTTCGCGCGGGTGTTTCTCCCCAGCGAGCGCCTCACGACCGCCGGCATCGCTGGCATCCTGCTCGGACTCGTCGGCGTGGTCGTGCTGACCAGCCCGAACCCGGCGAACCTCCTCGGCGGAAACCTGCTCGCGGAGGGGCTCGTGTTCGCGGCGGCGTTCGCGTTCGCGCTCGGCAGCGTGCTGACTCGTCGGATCCCTGCCGATCTTCCGATCGAAACGATGGAAGCGTGGTCGATGGTCGGCGGCGCAGTCCTGTTACACGGTGTGAGCGTCGCTCTCGGCGAGTCGTTCGGGGCAGTCACCGTCACGCCGGGTGCGCTCGCCGCGCTCGCGTATCTCTCGATCGGGGCGAGCGCGGTCGGCTTCCTCATCTACTTCGATCTGCTCGATCGGCTCGGCCCCATCGAGATCAACCTCGTCTCGTACGTCGCGCCGGTGTTCGCCGCGATCTCGGGCGCGCTCGTCCTCGACGAATCGATCGATGCGGCGACGATCGCCGGGTTCGTGTTGATCTTCACGGGATTCGTGTTGCTCAAGCATCGGACGATCGCCGCAGAGTGGCCTCGGCTTCGGGCGGCGCTCTCGGGCGAGTGA